The genomic interval TTACGGTCCTCGGGCACGAGCCCGATCCCGGCAGACATGGCCGCGTTGACGTCATGCTTGGGGACCAGTCCACCGGAGACGGTGACCGCCCCCTGGTCGTACGGGTCCGCCCCGAAGACAGCCCGTACGACCTCGGTACGACCGGCCCCGACGAGCCCGGCGATGCCGACCACCTCACCGGCCCGCACCTCGAAGCTGATGTCGTGGAAGACCCCGTCCCGGGTGAGCCCCTCGACGGAGAGCAACGCGGCGCCGGTGTGCGGCCGTTCACGCGGATACTGCTGCTCGATCGACCGCCCGACCATGAGCCGTACGAGCTCGTCCTCGGGCGTGGAGGCAGGCACCTGCCCCACGCTCTTCCCGTCCCGGATGACGGTGACGCGGTCCCCGAGGGCGGCGATCTCCTCAAGATGATGAGTGATGAACACGATCCCGACGCCGTCAGCGCGCAGTTGACGCACAATCGCGAACAGCTTCTCGACCTCTTCGGAGGTGAGCACGGCGGTCGGCTCGTCCATGATCAGCACGCGCGCGTTCAGACTGAGCGCCTTCGCGATCTCGACCATCTGGAGCCGCGCGATACCGAGTTCACGCACCCGAGCGCGCGGCGAGACGTTCACACCCACCCGCTCCAGCAGAACGGCGGCATCGGCCTCCATCCGCTTCCGGTCGATCATCCCGAGGCGACGCGGCTGCCGCCCCAGAAAGATGTTCTCGGCGACCGTCAGATCGGGAACGAGGTTGAACTCCTGGTAGATGGTGGCGATCCCGAGCCGCGCGGAGTCCTGCGCACTGTGGATGCGCACCTCCTCGCCGGCGGCCAGAATGCGGCCGCCGTCGGGGCGGTAGGCGCCGGAGAGCATCTTGATGAGCGTGCTCTTGCCCGCACCGTTCTCACCGAGCAGCACATGGACCTCACCCCGACGCAGATCGAAGTCGACGCCGTCCAGCGCGACGACACCGGGGAAGGTCTTGCGGATGCCCTCGATGCGCAGCAACTCGTCCTGGTTGCTCACGACTGGCTCCTTCGAACGGGTTGAACAGGGGGTTGCGCGGGGTCCGGTCGGACGGGGGGTGGGGTGGGGTCCGGCGGGACGGGGGGTGGGGTGGGGTCGGGTTGCGCGGGGGAGTGCGCGGGGTCCGGCCGATGAGGGGGTTGGACGGGGTCGGATCTGCCGGGTGACCGCGCGACCCCCGGCTCACCGCACGAGCGGCGCACGACGAGCCGCGCGGGAAGGGTGACGGACCGCGGCACCCGCCCCTCGATCCGGTCGACGAGCGCACGTACAGCGGCCCGCCCCAGGTCACCCGTCGGCTGAGCGATCGCGGTGATCGGCGGATCGGTGTGCACGAACCACCGGATGTCGTCGAACGCGGCCAGCGCGAGATCCTCCGGAACCCGCAGCCCACGCGCGCGTACGGCGTCCAGGGCACCCAGGGCCATCAGGTTGTCCGCGGCGAACACGACTTCGGGAGGCTCGGGCAGATCGAGAAACCCTTCAGTCACCCGCCGCCCGCTCTCGACCTGGAAGTCGCCCTGGCCGATGTAGACGCCGGGGAGCGGAATCCCGTACTCACCGAGCGCGTCCCGGAAGGCGGCGACGCGCTCGCTACCGGTGGTCGTAGCAGCAGGCCCCCCGATGATGGCGAGCCTGCGATGCCCGAGTCCGTGCAGATGGGCGACGAGATCCCGGATCGCGGCCCGTCCGTCGGCCCGCACGACGGGCACGTCCAGGCCCGGGATCCACCGGTCCACGAACACCATCGGGGTCCCGGCGCGCGCGGCGTCCAGCATGCCGGGGGAGCCGCCGTCGGTGGGGGACACGAGCAGTCCGTCGATACGCCGGTCCAGCAGCGTCCGCACGTGGTGGTCCTGGAGCTCCGGCCGTTCGTCGGCGTTGCCGATGATGACGCTGTACCCGAGCGCGCGGGCCTCTTCCTCGACGGAACGGGCCAGCTCGGTGAAGTACGGGTTGAGCACGTCGCTGATGACCAGCCCGAGGGTGCGGGTCTGATCGGTGCGCAGCGAACGGGCGACGGCGTTCGGGCGATAACCCAGCGCCTCTACGGCGGCCAGCACGCGGGTACGCGCGTCGTCACTGACCGACGGATGGTCGTTCAGCACCCGCGACACCGTGGCCACGGAGACCCCGGCCTCGGCGGCGACGTCCTTGATGCTCGCCATCGCCGTTCCACCTCCTCGTGGAATCGATTACATGGAGGATTGGAATCGATTACACGGGAGTAAATCAAGCCCCCGACCGACCTCTGAGACCCGATCGTGATGAACCCTGCTCACCGGAGCGTCGCGTACGCGGCGGCTGTTTCCACCCGTGCGGGACTGCTGCCGGTCATACGTCGCTCACGTGATCGGCCTCCTGTAGGGGCTGGTCAGGTGGGCTGGTCAGGTCGTCGGACGCGATGCCGGTGCAGCCGACCTCCGACGTGAACCCGTGGTCCGTGCCGGCCGGCGCCGGCGGAGAACCCACGAGCGCCGACGCCATCGTGCCCGTGACGGCCCTCGGGGCCCGGATGTTGTCAGGACCTCGGCAATGGGTCCTGGCCGAGCATGCGCCGTCCGTTGTCGGCCGAGGTGCGCACCGCGTCGAATCCACATCCGGTCATCACGGATTCGTAGTCGGCGAGCGCGTCGATGATCGGCCGGCCATGGGCTGCCTTCCCCAGCGCGGCGGCGAGCAGGCCGGCGTCGCGCAGGGCGGTGTTCGCGCCGATCCCGCCTGCCGGGCTCATCGCGTGGACAGCGTCCCCGAGCAGCGTGATGCGGCTCGGGTGCCATGCGGGGACGGGCACGCTGGTGCGCAAGGTCAGGGGAAGACGCTTTCAGGAATCCAGTGTTCGATGATCCGGCGGACCTGCGGGTGCCACCCCTCGATCAGCTGGAGGGTTGCCCGCTGCAGTTCGGATCCGGTCATTGTCTGCAACTGGGCGTCGTCGTACGGGAGATGATCCCGGTGGGATCCGAAGGAGACCGTCATGTAGTCCGCGCTGTCGTCCAGGGCCGCCATCGGCGCGAGGCGGTCGGCTGCCCGTCTCGGCGGCTCGGGAAACTCGACCGGGGCGATTCCGACGAACTGCCTTTCCGGTCCGATGACCGGCGTGAACACGGCAAACATCTCCTCACGGAAGAGGGGCCTGGTCGTCTTCGTGAGGGGCACCTTCCCGTGCAGCTGCCGCAGGCCCGTGTCCACCACCCGTGCGTGCGGCAGATATTGACGGCGTACAGGTGAGTTGACCCCGTCCGCGGCGACGAGCACATCGCCGCTCGCCTCGGTCCCGTCGCCGAAGCAGGCCACGACCCGGCCGTCCGCCCCGGTGCGGTAGTGGGTGAACCTTTTGCCGAACCTGACGGCATCCTCCAGCCCCGTCAGCAATATCCGGCGCAGCGAGGGACACACAGGTCACACCTGGCGTTGGCGGTCCCGTACACGGAGGCCGCCGGCGAAGTGAGGTGTTCGGCGCTGCCCGGACTGACCCGTACCGGGCCGTGTCCTCGACCCGCACGCTTACAAACCCGGCGCCTTGATCTCCATGCCCACAGAGGTGCCAGGCATCCCGAACACGGCCACGTGAGCGGTGCGGCCCTTTGCCCGTCCCCGCTGGAGGGGACCCTCCCCGCAGAAGTGTGACACTTTCCGCAGGAGTGTCACACTTCTGCGGGTCACCTCTCTTGGGGCTGGGCGCCCCGCACGTCACTCGACGTCGAAGACTCCTCAAGCCGCAGCGAGCTCGCACCACACGAGCTTCCCCCGCCTGCCGTGCCGGGACAACGGCTGCCAGCCCCACTGATCGGTACAGACCCGGACCAACGCGAGACCGCGCCCGTCCTCCGCGTCACCGAGTTCCTCCAACGCCCTTGGTGGCTCCGGCGGTTCGGGATCGGCGTCCCAGGCCCCGAACCGCAGCACCCCCGCCGACCAGCCCACCCGCAGGGCGGCGGGCCCCTCCGCGTGCAGTACGGCGTTGGCCACCAACTCCGTCGCGAGAAGCTCGGAGGTGTCGGCCAGCCGGATCAGTCCGTGCACGGTGAGGATCAGCCGGAGGGTGCGGCGGCTGACGGTGACGGCACGCAGGTCGTTCGGGACGTAGAGGCAGTACTTCCCAGGGCACGGGCGGGGTTTTCGGGCATGCATCAACTCCGGTTCGGCGATGGGGGGTTGGAGAGCGCCGGCTGTGGCTCTGCCGCGGCCGTCATGGCAGGACGGGGCGGTGCGCTTCCGGGGTCCGGCATTTCCGCAGAGTGTGCGTCGCATCACCGACGGTAGATCTAAATATAGAGATAGGGCAAGCCGTTCGCGTAGTCTGACCCCCGAACGAGGAGCGCGCGCAGGCGTGTTGAACCGAGGAGTGGTCGAGAGCTTTGAGGCGCGAACCAACGGCCCGCCAGTTGCGTCTGGCCACTGAGCTACGCAGGCTCCGCGAAGCGGCAGGACTCAGCTCCCGTGAGGCGGCTGCTCTGCTCGGAGTGAGCCCGGCTCAGATCACACACATCGAGTCGGCTCTCGCGGGAGTGAGCGAGCAGCGGCTTCGGCGCCTTGCATCCCACTACGCCTGCACGGACGCGGAGTTCGTGGATGCTCTGGTCGCGATGGCGACCGACCGGACGCGAGGCTGGTGGGAGGAGTACCGAGGTCTGCTGCCCACATCGTTCCTGGACCTCGCAGAGTTGGAGCACCATGCCGTGTTCCTGCGCGACGTGGCGATCCTGTATGTACCGGGCCGATTGCAGACGGAGGACTACGCCCGCGCCGTCTTCGGATCCAGGCTGCCCGAACTCACCCATGAAGAGCTGGACTTGCGCGTCTCCCACCGCACGGCACGCCAGCAGATCGTCATCCCGCACGAGGTTGTCATTCACGAGGCGGCGCTGCGCATCAGGGTCGGCGACCGTGCCACAGCAAAGGCTCAGCTCCGTCGGCTGCTTGAGCTTTCCGAAGCGGATCACATCACCCTGCGTGTCGTCCCCTTCGACCTGGACGGCTTCGCCAAAGCCTCAAGCACGATGACGTATGCGGGCGGCCCGCTGCCGAAGCTGGACACCGTGGCCCGTGATGCGCCCCATGGCTCGGTCCTCATCGATTCCGAGGCTCAGCTCAACACCTACCGAACAAGCTTCCGTAGAGTGGAGGCCGCGTCACTCGAACCCGAACGGTCACGCGAATTCATCCACAAGCTGGCGAAAGAGCTGTGAGGCAACGTATGGACAACTGGCGGAAGTCGTCCTACTCCGGCGAAGGCGACGGCAACAGCTGCGTGGAGATTGCGAACACCCCCACCCAAGTAGCGGTCCGCGACACGAAAACCCCCTCCAGGGCCACCCTCACCTTCCCCACCCCCACCTTCACCACCTTCATGGAAGCCCTGAAACAGCACCCCCACCCCTGACCCCACCCCCCTGTCACACCCGCCCGGTACCGTCGACCCATGTCCAACCAGGCGGCAAAACCGGGGCCCCCCGCAGGCGAGCGCCACCTCGCCGTCCTCGAAGGCACCCTGGAACGCATCACCTACGCCAACGAGGAGAACGGCTACACGGTCGCCCGCGTCGACACCGGCCGAGGCGGCGGCGATCTCCTCACCGTCGTAGGCGCGCTGCTCGGCGCCCAGGCCGGTGAATCCCTGCGCATGGAGGGCCGTTGGGGCTCGCACCCCCAGTACGGCAAGCAGTTCACCGTGGAGAACTACACAACACTCCTCCCCGCCACGATCCAGGGCATCCGGCGCTACCTCGGCTCCGGCCTCGTCAAGGGCATCGGCCCCGTCTTCGCCGACCGCATCACCCAGCACTTCGGCCTGGACACCCTCCAGATCATCGAGGACGAACCCAAGCGCCTCATCGAGGTCCCCGGGCTCGGACCAAAACGCACCAAGAAGATCGCCGAGGCCTGGGAGGAGCAGAAGGCGATCAAGGAGGTCATGCTCTTCCTCCAGACCGTCGAGGTGTCGACGTCGATCGCGGTCCGCATCTACAAGAAGTACGGCGACGCCTCGATCTCGATAGTGAAGAACCAGCCGTACCGCCTCGCCTCCGACGTCTGGGGCATCGGTTTCCTCACCGCCGACAAGATCGCCCAGTCCGTAGGCATCCCGCACGACAGCCCGGAACGCGTCAAGGCAGGCCTCCAGTACGCCCTTTCGCAGGCCACCGACCAGGGCAACTGCTACCTCCCCGAAGAGCGGCTCATCGCCGACGCGGTGAAGCTCCTGCAAGTCGACACCGGCCTCGTCATCGAGTGCCTCGCCGAACTCGCCCTCCCGGACGAGGAGTCGGGCGACCCCGGGGTCGTACGCGAAAAAGTCCCCGGCCCCGACGGCGACTCGGAACCCGTCACCGCCGTCTACCTGGTCCCCTTCCACCGCGCCGAACTCTCCCTCGCCGCCCAGCTTCGCCGCCTGCTGCACACCACCGCGGACCGCATGCCCGGCTTCCACGACGTGGCCTGGGACAAGGCGCTGGGATGGCTGAAGGGGAAGACGGGCGTGGAGCTCGCGCCCGAGCAAGAGGCCGCCGTCAAGCTCGCGTTGACCAAGAAAGTCGCCGTCCTCACCGGCGGTCCCGGCTGCGGAAAGTCATTCACGGTCCGCTCGATCGTCGAGCTGGCCCGCGCCAAGAAGGCCAAGGTCGTCCTCGCCGCCCCCACCGGCCGCGCCGCCAAACGCCTCGCCGAACTCACCGGCGCCGAGGCCTCAACTGTCCACCGCCTGCTGGAACTCAAGCCCGGCGGCGACGCGGCGTACGACAAGGACCGCCCCCTGGACGCCGACCTGGTCGTGGTCGACGAGGCCTCCATGCTCGACCTCCTCTTGGCCAACAAGCTGGTGAAGGCGGTCCCCCCAGGAGCACACATCCTCTTCGTCGGAGACGTGGACCAGCTCCCCAGCGTCGGCGCCGGCGAGGTGCTGCGCGACCTGCTGGCCGACGGCGGTCCGATCCCCGCCGTACGCCTCACGCGCGTGTTCCGCCAGGCCCAGCAGTCCGGCGTGATCACCAACGCGCACCGGATCAACTCCGGGCAGCAGCCGGTCACCGACGGGATGAAGGACTTCTTCCTCTTCGTCGAGGACGACACGGAGGAGACCGGCCGGCTCACCGTGGACGTGGCGGCGCGGCGGATTCCGGCCAAGTTCGGGCTCGACCCGCGCCGGGACGTACAGGTCCTCGCGCCCATGCACCGGGGACCGGCGGGCGCGGGCAACCTCAACGGCCTGCTGCAACAGGCGATCACGCCCGGCCGCCCCGACGTCCCCGAGAAGCGGTTCGGCGGCCGGGTCTTCCGCGTCGGCGACAAGGTCACCCAGATCCGCAACAACTACGAGAAGGGCGAGAACGGCGTCTTCAACGGCACGGTGGGCGTCGTCACTTCACTCGACCCGGTGGACCAGCGCCTCACCGTGCTGACGGACGAGGACGAGGAAGTGCCGTACGAATTCGACGAACTCGACGAGCTGGCGCACGCGTACGCGGTGACCATCCACCGCTCCCAGGGCAGCGAGTACCCGGCCGTGGTGATCCCGGTCACCACGGGCGCGTGGATGATGCTTCAGCGGAACCTTTTGTATACGGCCGTCACCCGGGCCAAACAGCTGGTTGTGCTGGTCGGATCGCGCAAGGCGATCGGACAGGCCGTGCGCACGGTGTCGGCGGGACGACGCTGCACGGCACTGGACTTCAGACTGAGCATGAAAAATGATCGATCAAATGAGTCAGGAAGGTCACACAGCACTTCCTGATAGCGGGGTGGAGGGGGCAGGATGAGCAGGTTGGCGGCACTGAGTGCCGCCAATAGGCCCAATGGTCGACCCCGAGTGCACTCTCCTGCGCCAAATGGGGGATGGTAGAGACAGTCAGGGCAACCTCGAAGAAGAGGCACAACGTCGGTGAGGGATGACGTGAGCGACAACTCTGTAGTACTGCGGTACGGCGACGGCGAGTACACCTACCCGGTGATCGACAGCACCGTCGGCGACAAGGGCTTCGACATCGGGAAGCTCCGCGCCCAGACCGGTCTGGTGACGCTGGACAGCGGTTACGGGAACACCGCCGCCTATAAATCCGCCATCACCTACCTCGACGGTGAGCAGGGCATCCTCCGGTACCGCGGCTACCCGATCGAGCAGCTGGCCGAGCGCTCCACCTTCGTGGAGGTCGCCTACCTGCTCATCAACGGCGAGCTGCCGACCGTCGACGAGCTCACCGTGTTCAAGAACGACATCACGCAGCACACCCTGCTGCACGAGGACGTCAAGAACTTCTACAAGGGCTTCCCGCGCGACGCCCACCCGATGGCGATGCTGTCGTCGGTCGTCTCGGCGCTGTCCACCTTCTACCAGGACAGCCACAACCCGTTCGACGAGAAGCAGCGCAACCTCTCCACGATCCGGCTGCTCGCCAAGCTCCCGACGATCGCGGCGTACGCGTACAAGAAGTCGATCGGCCACCCGTTCGTCTACCCGCGCAACGACCTCGGCTACGTCGAGAACTTCCTGCGCATGACCTTCTCGGTCCCGGCGCAGGAGTACGACCTCGACCCGGTCGTCGTCTCCGCGCTCGACAAGCTGCTGATCCTGCACGCGGACCACGAGCAGAACTGCTCCACGTCCACGGTCCGCCTCGTCGGCTCCTCGCAGGCCAACATGTTCGCGTCGATCTCGGCCGGCATCAACGCGCTGTGGGGCCCGCTGCACGGCGGCGCCAACCAGTCGGTCCTGGAGATGCTGGAAGGCATCCAGGCGAACGGCGGCGATGTCGACTCCTTCATCCGCAAGGTGAAGAACAAGGAGGACGGCGTCCGCCTGATGGGCTTCGGCCACCGGGTGTACAAGTCCTTCGACCCGCGCGCGAAGATCATCAAGGCGGCGGCGCACGACGTCCTCTCGGCCCTCGGCAAGTCCGACGAGTTGCTGGACATCGCTCTGAAGCTCGAAGGGCACGCGCTGTCGGACGACTACTTCGTCTCGCGCAACCTCTACCCGAACGTCGACTTCTACACCGGCCTGATCTACCGGGCCATGGGCTTCCCGGCCGAGATGTTCACGGTCCTGTTCGCCCTGGGCCGCCTGCCGGGCTGGATCGCCCAGTGGCACGAGATGATCAAGGAGCCGGGTTCTCGTATCGGGCGCCCGCGCCAGATTTACACGGGTGTCGTCGAGCGGGACTTCATCCCGGTCGAGGGTCGCTGATCGCTCCGCTGGGTCCGCGTAGTTCGTTTACCGCGGGCCCGGCGGGGGCTGGTCGCGCAGTTCCCCGCGCCCCTAAAAGAAGGGGCGTTGCAGCACGGCAACAACTCCGGATCACGGCAATACGGCGCCCTTTCGACCCCCTCGCCTCAAGTCGGCGAGTGAGCCGAAGGGGCGCGCCTGTGTCGAGAGCCCCAGCGCGCGGAGGCGCGCAGCGCCGAGCACGGTGGGGCTCTCGACACAGGCTTTGGCGCCCCGGAGGCGAACCGAGCTCGAAAAAAAGAGGGGAGAAGGCGCCCTGCCGACGGTCCCCCCACGGGCCGGCGTACAGGGCGCCTTCCCATGTCCCGGTGCGGATTCCCCCCACGGGATCCGGCCGGGCGTCTTAGAGAACCAGCGCCTGAATCGCTGTACTGCGTACTGCCGAAGCTCGATGAAGCTGAGCCTCGTTGAGTAGAACGAGCAAAACTCCTCGTACTACTGGGTGGAGCCAGTGATGTGTGCGATCTGCCGGGACATCGCACGACGGGAGGGCCGCTCAAAGCTCCCCGGTGTACGTGTCCCGGCAACGCATCTCTGAGGAAGTCCCCCAAGACATCCTCAGATGCCAGTTCGCGCCCCCCAAGACGCTTGCTGACATCGTCAACTTAGACCTTCGAAGCCCTTCGATGGTTACGTTCACACCACTGTGATCTGCGTCTCTTGCATTTGTCCGTTAGATGCGCAAGAGCCCCGATGTCGTCGTCGGGACCCCAGCGTAAGGATGATGCGCGAGCCTTGTGAAGAGCTTATGTGAGGCCGTCGTCCGTCTCTAGGGGGACTCTTACTTCGAGTTCCCGTAACTCCCGGTAACTTTGCGGAACTTCAGCGAAATGTCCGAAGTCGCAGGCTGTTGGAGACCACGAACACCGACGAGAAGGCCATCGCGGCCCCCGCGATCATGGGATTCAGCATCCCCGCGGCGGCCAACGGCAGCGCCGCCACGTTGTATCCAAAAGCCCACACGAGATTGCCCTTGATGGTGCTGAGTGTCCGCCGGGACAGCCGGATCGCGTCCGCGGCCACCCGCAGGTCCCCGCGCACCAGCGTCAGGTCGCTCGCCTCGATCGCCGCGTCCGTCCCGGTGCCCATCGCGAGCCCGAGATCGGCGGTGGCGAGCGCGGCGGCGTCGTTCACGCCGTCCCCGACCATGGCGACGCTCCGCCCCTCGCCCTGAAGCCGTCGTACGACAGCGACCTTGTCCTCGGGCAGCACCTCGGCGATGACGTCCCCGGGGTCGATCCCGACGGCGGCGGCGACGGAATCGGCCACCGCGCGGTTGTCGCCGGTCAGCAGCACGGGGGTGAGTCCGAGGGCCCGCAGCTGCCGAACGGCCTCGGCGCTGGTCTCCTTGACCGCGTCGGCGACCGCGACGACTCCGCGCGCGGTTCCGTCCCAGCCGACCACCACGGCCGTACGTCCGCCGCTCTCGGCCTCGGACCTGGCGCGGGCCAACTCCTCCGGAAGGTCGTCGAAGAGGCGCCCCACGGCCACCTCACGGCCCTCCACGCGGCCGCGGACGCCGCGCCCTGGCACGTTCTCGAAGTTCTCGGCGGACGGCAGCGGTCCGACCCGCTCCTCCGCGCCCGCCGCGACGGCCCGCGCGACGGGGTGCTCGGAGGCGTGCTCCAGGGCGCCCGCGAGCCGCAGCAGCTCCCGCTCGTCGGTGCCGTCGGCGACGTAGACCTCCTGGAGGGTCATGCGGCCGGTGGTGATCGTGCCGGTCTTGTCGAGTACGACCGTGTCGACACGGCGGGTGGACTCCAGGACCTCGGGGCCCTTGATCAGGATGCCGAGCTGGGCGCCGCGGCCGGTGCCGACCATGAGGGCGGTCGGGGTGGCCAGGCCCAGCGCGCACGGGCAGGCGATGATCAGCACGGCGACGGCCGCGGTGAACGCGGCGGCCACATCGCCGGTGACCGCGAGCCACACCCCGAACGTGCCGACCGCGATCAACAGCACCACCGGCACGAAGATCCCGGAGATCCGGTCCGCGAGCCGCTGCACCTCGGCCTTGCCGTTCTGCGCGTCCTCCACCAGCCGCGCCATCCGCGCGAGTTGAGTGTCCGCCCCGACCCGGCTCGCTTCTACGACGAGTCGCCCGCCGGCGTTCACGGTCGCGCCGGTGACCCTGTCACCCGGTGCCACGTCCACCGGCACCGACTCGCCGGTCAGCATCGACGCGTCGACCGCCGAGGCGCCCTCGACGACGGTGCCGTCGGTCGCGATCTTCTCCCCGGGCCGTACGACGAAACGGTCGCCGACCGCCAACTCGGCCACGGGCAGCCGCACTTCACGACCGTCCCGCAGAACTGCCACGTCCTTGGCGCCCAGTTGCATGAGCGCGCGCAGGGCCGCGCCCGCACGGCGCTTCGAGCGGGCCTCCAGATAGCGGCCCAGCAGGATCAACGCGACGACTCCTGCGGCCACTTCGAGGTAGATCGTCGAGGCGCCGTCCGTGCGCGAGACGGTGAGGCGGAACTCGTCGTGCATGCCGGCCATGCCCGCGTCGCCCCAGAACAGCGCCCACAGCGACCAGCCGAACGCGGCGAGCGTGCCGACCGAGACGAGGGTGTCCATGGTGGCGGCGCCGTGCCGGACGTTGGTGAACGCGGCCCTGTGGAACGGGAGTCCGCCCCAGACGACGACGGGCGCGGCGAGGGTGAGCGCGAGCCACTGCCAGTTGTCGAACTGGAGGGCCGGGATCATCGAGAGCAGTACGACGGGCACGGCGAGGAGGGCGGAGACGGTCAACCGCTCGCGCAGGGAGGCCAGTTCGGGATCCGGGGCGTCCTCGGGAGCTTCCGTCTCCGGCTCCGGGGGCGCGGGTTCCGCGGCGGTGTACCCGGTCTTCACCACGGTCGCGATGAGGTCGGCGACCTGGATGCCCGCGGGGTAGCTGACCTTCGCCTTCTCGGTCGCGTAGTTGACCGTGGCGCTGACGCCGTCCATGCGGTTGAGCTTCTTCTCGACGCGGGCCGCGCAGGAGGCGCAGGTCATCCCGCCGATGAGCAGCTCGACCTCGGCGGCGGACTCGGGGGCCGCGGCTATGGGTGTCTCTGCGGTGGGTGTCGCTGTGGTGGTGCTGGTCATGTCCGGACTCCAGACATCGGACCGGACCGCACGGAGCCAGTATCAGCTGGTCGGCACGGCCCGGTCGAAAAACGGAAGTGTCGTGCGGGGGCGTTCCGCTGGGAGTGCTGCGATGTGCCGTCGGTCGTCTGCGGCGCCGTGGCTGGTCGCGCAGTTCCCCGCGCCCCCTTCGGGGCGCGGGTCATTCAGGCCTGGTCGACGAGCTCGAAGCCCGCCTCGTCGACCGCCGCGCGGACGGTCTCGTCGTCGAGCGGGGCGGCCGACACGACCGTGACCTCGCCGGTCGACGCGACGGCCTTCACCGAGGTGACGCCCGGCAGCCCGGAGATCTCGCCGGAGACGGAGCCCTCGCAGTGTCCGCAGCTCATCCCGCTCACCTTGTAGACGGTGGTGACGGAACCCTGGGTGTCGGTCTGGGCGGTCATGTCGTTCTCCTCGTGGAGGCGTGTGGAGGCAGATGGGGTCGGAGTGGCCCACGGTGGCTCACTCTGTGCTCCACACTATACCCCTAGGGGGTATTTCTCCAAGAGGGGTCGCGCCGGGCCAGCGACCGCACCCAGGCGATGCCGAGCAGGGCCACGAGCACCATCCCGCCCACCGAGAACATCGTGAACAGATGCTCCTGTCGGTCGGTCGGGGTCGGGATGTACCCCTGGGCGAAGAGCTGTCTGTCCAGGCCCGTGCCCGAGAGCCGGGCCACCAGCCAGATGGCGATGCCGTGCGTCGAATCCCACAGGGCGTGCAGCAAGGAGACGCCGACATACGTGCCGACGACCGGCGCGGTGAACCGGAAGCGCCCGTTCAACTGCCGGTACGTGAGCAGCACGCCACCCGCGATCGCCGTCCACAGGCCGTGCCCGAAGGGGGCGAGGACCCCGCGCAGGATCTCGGTCTCCAGGAGCGCGCGCAGATCGATGCCCTTCGCGGAGACGGCCGCGTTGAAGGCGTACCCGGCGCTCTCCAGGGCGGCGAACCCGAAGCCGACCGTCGCGCCGAGGATCAGCCCGGCACGCATCCCGTGCAGCCGGGGCTGCCGGCGCAGCACGAACATCAGCGCCCCCAGCTTCACGGCCTCCTCGATGAGACCGACGCCGACGAACATCCACAAGGAGGGGTGCAACAGGTAGTACTCCATCACCGAGGCGCCCAGCACCCCGAGCGTGCCGCCGGTCAGGAAGCAGCCCAGGATCACGCTGACGCCCAGGTCGCGCCCGTGCCGTTCGTACGCCCACAGGACGAAGGTCACCGGCACCAGGAAGCTGCCGAGCAGGATCAGCGTCGGCAGCAGGGTGGTGTTCTTCGTCGCGTACGTGACCAGCGCGGTCAGCACCCACAGCGCCAGCCCGCCGCCCAGGCAGTGCTTCCACAGGCCGGTGCGGATCTGGGGGTACGTCGGCGGCGGCTGCTGCGGCCCGGGGATACGGGCCCGGGGCGCACCGGGCGGCGGAGAGTAGGTCACGGCAAATCCCCTCGTACTCCTACAGGGCAGATTTACCGGCACTTTATGGTAGATAGGCCTCATGTCGCAGTCCGGGACGCTCGTTCTGATCATGGCCATCGCGGTACTGGCCCCCCTGCTGGCCTACGGAATCAGCCGCCTGCTCCCGGTCCCGCTGGTCATCTT from Streptomyces sp. NBC_01288 carries:
- the recD2 gene encoding SF1B family DNA helicase RecD2; this translates as MSNQAAKPGPPAGERHLAVLEGTLERITYANEENGYTVARVDTGRGGGDLLTVVGALLGAQAGESLRMEGRWGSHPQYGKQFTVENYTTLLPATIQGIRRYLGSGLVKGIGPVFADRITQHFGLDTLQIIEDEPKRLIEVPGLGPKRTKKIAEAWEEQKAIKEVMLFLQTVEVSTSIAVRIYKKYGDASISIVKNQPYRLASDVWGIGFLTADKIAQSVGIPHDSPERVKAGLQYALSQATDQGNCYLPEERLIADAVKLLQVDTGLVIECLAELALPDEESGDPGVVREKVPGPDGDSEPVTAVYLVPFHRAELSLAAQLRRLLHTTADRMPGFHDVAWDKALGWLKGKTGVELAPEQEAAVKLALTKKVAVLTGGPGCGKSFTVRSIVELARAKKAKVVLAAPTGRAAKRLAELTGAEASTVHRLLELKPGGDAAYDKDRPLDADLVVVDEASMLDLLLANKLVKAVPPGAHILFVGDVDQLPSVGAGEVLRDLLADGGPIPAVRLTRVFRQAQQSGVITNAHRINSGQQPVTDGMKDFFLFVEDDTEETGRLTVDVAARRIPAKFGLDPRRDVQVLAPMHRGPAGAGNLNGLLQQAITPGRPDVPEKRFGGRVFRVGDKVTQIRNNYEKGENGVFNGTVGVVTSLDPVDQRLTVLTDEDEEVPYEFDELDELAHAYAVTIHRSQGSEYPAVVIPVTTGAWMMLQRNLLYTAVTRAKQLVVLVGSRKAIGQAVRTVSAGRRCTALDFRLSMKNDRSNESGRSHSTS
- a CDS encoding citrate synthase — encoded protein: MSDNSVVLRYGDGEYTYPVIDSTVGDKGFDIGKLRAQTGLVTLDSGYGNTAAYKSAITYLDGEQGILRYRGYPIEQLAERSTFVEVAYLLINGELPTVDELTVFKNDITQHTLLHEDVKNFYKGFPRDAHPMAMLSSVVSALSTFYQDSHNPFDEKQRNLSTIRLLAKLPTIAAYAYKKSIGHPFVYPRNDLGYVENFLRMTFSVPAQEYDLDPVVVSALDKLLILHADHEQNCSTSTVRLVGSSQANMFASISAGINALWGPLHGGANQSVLEMLEGIQANGGDVDSFIRKVKNKEDGVRLMGFGHRVYKSFDPRAKIIKAAAHDVLSALGKSDELLDIALKLEGHALSDDYFVSRNLYPNVDFYTGLIYRAMGFPAEMFTVLFALGRLPGWIAQWHEMIKEPGSRIGRPRQIYTGVVERDFIPVEGR
- a CDS encoding heavy metal translocating P-type ATPase, whose translation is MTSTTTATPTAETPIAAAPESAAEVELLIGGMTCASCAARVEKKLNRMDGVSATVNYATEKAKVSYPAGIQVADLIATVVKTGYTAAEPAPPEPETEAPEDAPDPELASLRERLTVSALLAVPVVLLSMIPALQFDNWQWLALTLAAPVVVWGGLPFHRAAFTNVRHGAATMDTLVSVGTLAAFGWSLWALFWGDAGMAGMHDEFRLTVSRTDGASTIYLEVAAGVVALILLGRYLEARSKRRAGAALRALMQLGAKDVAVLRDGREVRLPVAELAVGDRFVVRPGEKIATDGTVVEGASAVDASMLTGESVPVDVAPGDRVTGATVNAGGRLVVEASRVGADTQLARMARLVEDAQNGKAEVQRLADRISGIFVPVVLLIAVGTFGVWLAVTGDVAAAFTAAVAVLIIACPCALGLATPTALMVGTGRGAQLGILIKGPEVLESTRRVDTVVLDKTGTITTGRMTLQEVYVADGTDERELLRLAGALEHASEHPVARAVAAGAEERVGPLPSAENFENVPGRGVRGRVEGREVAVGRLFDDLPEELARARSEAESGGRTAVVVGWDGTARGVVAVADAVKETSAEAVRQLRALGLTPVLLTGDNRAVADSVAAAVGIDPGDVIAEVLPEDKVAVVRRLQGEGRSVAMVGDGVNDAAALATADLGLAMGTGTDAAIEASDLTLVRGDLRVAADAIRLSRRTLSTIKGNLVWAFGYNVAALPLAAAGMLNPMIAGAAMAFSSVFVVSNSLRLRTFR